Proteins found in one Vallitalea guaymasensis genomic segment:
- the terS gene encoding phage terminase small subunit, with amino-acid sequence MAKEKNPNRLAAFKIYKEHHGKITIKQIANILNEKPRNITYWKKIDQWNVKYNPKGGAPLGNQNALGNLGGAPIRNQNARTDGWYSKYYPTKTKSIVQELEDANADPIEIIWAQIITLWAAIIRSQKVMFVNDKDDMTKELKKTTCSDKMNSKEYEIQFAWDKQANFLNAQSRAMTTLSGMIKKYDDMLHANWEMTTEEQRLRVDKLRVQITNPELQHRKEVSKQKLRMEQEVLDLRKN; translated from the coding sequence GTGGCAAAAGAAAAGAACCCTAATAGGTTAGCAGCATTTAAAATTTATAAAGAACATCATGGGAAGATAACCATAAAACAAATTGCTAATATACTTAATGAGAAGCCTAGAAATATTACATACTGGAAAAAGATAGACCAATGGAATGTAAAGTATAATCCAAAAGGTGGAGCACCACTAGGTAATCAGAACGCATTAGGTAATTTGGGTGGAGCACCTATACGTAATCAAAATGCTAGGACAGATGGATGGTACTCCAAATATTATCCAACAAAAACTAAGAGTATTGTCCAGGAATTAGAAGATGCTAATGCTGATCCAATAGAAATTATATGGGCACAGATAATTACTTTATGGGCAGCTATCATTAGATCACAAAAAGTAATGTTTGTTAATGATAAAGATGATATGACAAAAGAGTTAAAGAAAACAACTTGTAGTGACAAAATGAATAGTAAGGAATATGAAATACAATTCGCCTGGGATAAACAAGCGAACTTCTTAAATGCTCAAAGCAGAGCTATGACAACATTATCTGGTATGATTAAAAAATATGATGACATGCTTCATGCTAATTGGGAAATGACAACAGAAGAGCAACGATTAAGGGTTGATAAACTTAGAGTACAGATTACTAATCCAGAGTTGCAGCATAGAAAAGAAGTTAGTAAACAAAAGCTAAGAATGGAACAGGAAGTGCTAGATTTAAGAAAGAATTAG
- a CDS encoding HNH endonuclease, with protein sequence MWSTLKSFYDSKEWKKFRKMIILQRGPVCEDCGKIITEHKQIEVHHEEILTLNNVNDAMVSLNSDKVKVLCNGCHNKRHDRFQGGHKKKDKNVYIVYGPPCSGKTTYVLEHKSDNDIVVDMDRLYEAVTLLPRYDKPDKLLFNIISVQKALIDNIKTRYGKWNNAWVIGGYADKYKRDRLVKELGAELILIDTDKDECLNRLKTSIDGRSIKEYSSYIDKWFRSYKE encoded by the coding sequence ATGTGGAGTACATTAAAGAGCTTCTATGATTCTAAAGAGTGGAAGAAATTCAGAAAGATGATTATATTGCAACGTGGTCCTGTATGTGAAGATTGTGGAAAGATTATTACAGAGCATAAACAAATAGAGGTACATCATGAAGAAATCTTAACACTTAACAATGTCAATGATGCCATGGTATCTCTTAATTCAGATAAAGTTAAGGTGTTATGTAATGGCTGTCACAATAAAAGACATGATAGATTCCAAGGTGGACATAAGAAGAAAGACAAGAATGTTTACATTGTCTATGGACCACCATGTTCAGGTAAAACAACTTATGTACTTGAACATAAATCAGATAATGACATAGTAGTTGATATGGATAGACTATATGAAGCTGTCACTTTATTACCAAGATATGATAAACCTGATAAGTTATTATTTAATATCATCAGTGTTCAAAAGGCTTTGATAGATAATATAAAAACTAGATATGGTAAATGGAATAATGCCTGGGTAATAGGTGGTTATGCAGATAAGTACAAGAGAGACAGACTGGTAAAGGAACTAGGTGCAGAACTTATTTTAATTGATACAGACAAAGATGAATGTCTAAATAGATTAAAGACTAGTATTGATGGTAGAAGCATAAAGGAATATTCATCATACATAGATAAATGGTTTAGGAGTTATAAAGAATAA